A genomic window from Elaeis guineensis isolate ETL-2024a chromosome 3, EG11, whole genome shotgun sequence includes:
- the LOC105041714 gene encoding F-box/kelch-repeat protein At1g74510 has protein sequence MLEGQSCLISRALPSSCEQESKWIYMTHHLLESSSNKRPPSEELEEQEQGDRSKRKKSPECPDTPDIKDTERALDMSDHQGGNGDYDDPYAFINPLGRDITINCLLHCSRSNYGAIASLNRSFRSLIRSGELYRLRRQMGITEYWVYFSCNVLEWEAYDPYSGCWITIPKMPPNECFMCLDKESLAVGTELLVFGKEVDSHIVLRYSILTNTWSPGIVMNSPRCLFGSASLGEKAIIAGGTDARGTILSSAELYNSETQTWETLPDMNQARKLCSGVFMDGKFYVIGGMASNTEVLTSGEEYDLERRSWRVIQNMSAGLNVASGAPPLVAVVNNELYAADYAEQEVRKYDKENNAWITLGKLPERSVSMNGWGLAFRACGERLIVIGGPRGSMGGTIELNSWIPNEGLPEWNIIASKQSGSFVYNCAVMGC, from the coding sequence ATGTTGGAGGGCCAGTCCTGCTTGATCTCAAGAGCATTGCCGAGCTCCTGTGAACAAGAATCCAAGTGGATCTACATGACCCACCACCTCCTTGAGTCCTCGAGCAACAAGCGCCCGCCAAGCGAGGAATTGGAAGAACAAGAGCAAGGTGATAggagcaagaggaagaagtcgCCGGAGTGTCCTGATACCCCTGATATCAAAGACACAGAACGGGCCCTCGATATGTCTGATCACCAGGGCGGCAATGGAGACTATGATGATCCATATGCCTTCATCAACCCACTCGGCAGGGATATCACAATTAACTGCCTTCTTCATTGCTCTCGCTCCAATTATGGTGCCATTGCATCCCTGAACCGGAGCTTCCGCTCCCTGATTCGAAGTGGCGAACTTTATAGGCTACGGCGGCAGATGGGGATTACCGAGTACTGGGTCTATTTCTCTTGCAATGTCCTTGAATGGGAGGCATATGATCCCTACAGTGGGTGTTGGATTACCATTCCAAAGATGCCTCCTAATGAATGTTTCATGTGCTTGGATAAGGAATCCCTTGCTGTAGGCACCGAGCTCCTTGTATTTGGAAAGGAGGTAGATTCCCATATTGTACTGAGATATAGCATTCTGACTAACACTTGGTCCCCTGGAATAGTAATGAATTCACCCAGATGCCTCTTTGGATCTGCTAGCCTTGGAGAGAAGGCTATTATAGCTGGTGGCACTGATGCCCGGGGTACCATACTTAGCTCTGCAGAGCTTTATAATTCTGAGACTCAAACTTGGGAAACTCTGCCTGATATGAATCAGGCAAGAAAGTTATGTTCAGGGGTTTTCATGGATGGAAAGTTCTATGTAATTGGTGGTATGGCCAGCAATACTGAGGTGCTGACAAGCGGGGAGGAGTATGATCTGGAGAGACGTTCTTGGAGGGTGATTCAGAATATGTCTGCTGGGCTAAATGTTGCAAGTGGTGCACCTCCACTTGTAGCTGTGGTAAACAACGAGCTTTATGCAGCAGATTATGCTGAGCAGGAGGTAAGGAAGTATGACAAGGAGAATAATGCATGGATCACTCTGGGTAAATTGCCTGAGAGATCTGTTTCGATGAATGGTTGGGGCCTTGCCTTCAGGGCATGTGGCGAGCGGCTAATCGTGATTGGCGGGCCAAGGGGATCCATGGGAGGGACAATTGAGCTCAATTCATGGATCCCAAACGAGGGACTGCCAGAGTGGAACATCATTGCCAGCAAGCAGTCAGGGAGTTTTGTCTATAACTGTGCTGTGATGGGGTGCTGA